Proteins encoded together in one Chitinophaga sp. LS1 window:
- a CDS encoding RagB/SusD family nutrient uptake outer membrane protein translates to MKKILSCILMITMLAACTKDLNQVPSVEETSESVYTSLANYKSVLAKLYSAFAVAGIEKGDGNADMASSTASWGYLRVYFNLQEVPTDEVVYTWAGGDNLTNIQYMTWGASDTWVSAMYYRIYYTVALCNEFLRNATDAKIASFSESDQTTLKVFRAEARFLRALAYTHAMDLYGNVPFVTENDEVGAFTPPRIKRADLFDYIQSELKDIEEVLPAPLQNEYGRVSRAAAWTLLAKNYLNAAVYTGTADYTNCVTYCNKVITGGYSLESTYKKLFNGDNDKRTANEIIFPIEADATNTTTWGSTTYLVNGPIVGTMKAADYGVVSGWASIRTLREFVNSFPDTTGQTDIRGDFWTDGQTLNVDDPSSSSQGLSIVKFTNLNDDGSYTTDGGLVNTDFPMFRLADVYLMYAEAVLRGGTGGSVGEAVNYVNQIRERAYLNTSGDINSSTLTLDFILAERGRELFWECSRRTDLIRYGKFTGGDYLWQWKGGSVNGQSVDTKYNLYPIPSTDLASNPNLIQNSGY, encoded by the coding sequence CCGTATACACTTCTCTTGCTAATTATAAATCCGTACTGGCCAAACTTTACTCCGCCTTTGCTGTAGCGGGTATTGAAAAAGGGGATGGCAATGCGGATATGGCAAGTAGCACTGCATCATGGGGATACCTGAGGGTATATTTCAACCTGCAGGAAGTACCCACTGACGAAGTGGTGTATACCTGGGCCGGTGGCGATAACCTCACGAATATACAATACATGACATGGGGCGCTTCTGACACCTGGGTGAGTGCGATGTATTATCGCATCTATTATACCGTTGCCCTCTGCAATGAGTTCCTGAGAAATGCGACAGATGCAAAGATCGCTTCCTTCTCAGAATCCGATCAGACCACGCTGAAAGTGTTCAGGGCCGAAGCCCGTTTTCTGCGTGCACTGGCCTATACTCATGCCATGGACCTGTACGGCAATGTGCCCTTTGTAACTGAAAATGATGAAGTAGGCGCCTTCACCCCGCCACGTATCAAAAGAGCAGACCTGTTTGATTATATCCAGTCTGAGTTGAAAGATATAGAAGAAGTATTGCCTGCTCCTTTGCAAAATGAATATGGCAGAGTAAGCAGAGCTGCTGCATGGACATTGCTGGCAAAGAACTACCTGAATGCCGCTGTATACACAGGTACAGCTGATTATACCAACTGTGTGACTTATTGTAACAAGGTGATCACCGGTGGTTATTCTTTGGAGTCAACCTATAAAAAACTGTTCAATGGCGATAATGACAAACGTACAGCGAATGAGATCATCTTCCCTATAGAAGCAGATGCAACCAATACTACTACCTGGGGTTCCACTACCTACCTGGTGAATGGTCCTATCGTAGGCACCATGAAAGCCGCTGACTATGGCGTAGTGTCAGGATGGGCCAGCATTCGCACGCTCAGGGAGTTTGTAAACTCTTTCCCTGATACAACAGGCCAGACAGATATCCGGGGTGATTTCTGGACAGATGGACAAACCCTGAATGTAGATGATCCATCTTCTTCCAGCCAGGGACTCTCTATCGTTAAATTCACGAACCTGAATGATGATGGTAGTTATACCACCGATGGCGGATTGGTAAATACTGATTTCCCTATGTTCCGTTTGGCAGATGTATACCTGATGTATGCAGAAGCTGTACTGAGGGGAGGCACCGGTGGCTCTGTTGGCGAAGCAGTGAATTATGTGAACCAGATCCGCGAACGTGCTTACCTGAATACGTCAGGTGATATTAACTCGTCTACCTTAACGCTCGATTTCATTCTGGCAGAACGTGGCCGTGAACTTTTCTGGGAATGTAGCCGTCGTACAGACCTGATCCGCTATGGTAAGTTTACAGGTGGCGATTATTTATGGCAATGGAAAGGTGGTTCTGTGAACGGACAATCCGTAGATACAAAATATAACCTGTATCCGATTCCATCAACTGATCTGGCTTCAAATCCTAATCTGATCCAAAATTCAGGTTACTAA